A genomic segment from Zygotorulaspora mrakii chromosome 1, complete sequence encodes:
- the VID24 gene encoding glucose-induced degradation complex subunit VID24 (similar to Saccharomyces cerevisiae VID24 (YBR105C); ancestral locus Anc_3.353), protein MINEVTKTVADALAKKQAAQRGDGVDDQQDFGNADRCVQQPSSSGVPVLALAHHQQIFSEESLYKCSSADSLASLQQQFVSSSPSLSSSKRYIVEDNSDYGSCTSPAQSRANGSVSGVPRSISATVTNFLKPRMEFTGYQISGYKKYQVVVTLKTVELPKDGISSLSPHLTGFLTIRGLTNQHPEISTYFESFAVTHKDLGFLSSTWSKDRAMTSYMADDQTDLEHWLNFPSFKQLFLGPGCDSENRTPTINDLLNGQESFGDYLENRYIFMRWKEKFLVPDALIDGVEGASYDGFYYIVHDQVTGAIQGFYYHEDAEKFQQLELVASFKSLNDCSNCSFEFA, encoded by the coding sequence ATGATCAATGAAGTAACGAAGACAGTTGCAGATGCGCTTGCGAAGAAGCAGGCTGCCCAGCGCGGAGATGGAGTCGACGATCAACAGGATTTCGGAAATGCAGATCGGTGTGTCCAGCAGCCTTCGAGCAGCGGCGTACCGGTGCTGGCGCTGGCGCATCACCAgcagattttttcagagGAGTCGCTATACAAGTGCTCCTCTGCGGACTCGCTAGCGTCGTTGCAACAGCAGTTTGTGTCGTCTTCTCCGTCGTTATCGTCGTCCAAACGCTACATCGTCGAGGACAACTCGGACTATGGGAGCTGTACAAGCCCCGCTCAAAGCAGGGCAAACGGGTCCGTTTCCGGTGTGCCTCGCAGTATATCTGCCACGGtaaccaattttttgaagccaAGAATGGAGTTCACAGGGTATCAGATATCGGGCTACAAGAAGTACCAGGTCGTTGTCACTTTGAAGACGGTTGAGTTACCGAAGGACGGTATAAGTTCTTTGTCGCCTCACTTGACCGGGTTTTTGACGATCAGGGGGTTGACCAACCAGCACCCTGAGATCAGCACGTATTTCGAGTCTTTCGCGGTCACGCACAAGGATTTGGGGTTCTTATCCTCGACGTGGTCAAAGGATCGCGCCATGACTTCATACATGGCGGACGATCAAACAGACTTAGAGCATTGGCTAAACTTTCCATCTTTTAAGCAGCTATTCTTGGGCCCTGGTTGTGACTCGGAAAACAGGACACCAACCATCAATGATTTACTCAACGGACAGGAATCCTTCGGCGATTATTTGGAGAATAGATACATCTTCATGAgatggaaagaaaaattcttAGTTCCTGATGCTTTAATCGATGGTGTCGAGGGTGCATCGTACGATGGATTTTACTACATAGTTCATGATCAGGTTACAGGAGCTATACAAGGTTTTTATTATCATGAGGATGCTGAGAAATTTCAGCAATTGGAGTTAGTAGCGTCATTTAAATCACTAAATGACTGCAGTAATTGTAGTTTTGAATTTGCATAG
- a CDS encoding uncharacterized protein (similar to Saccharomyces cerevisiae YPR063C; ancestral locus Anc_3.352) encodes MTANNVKRVDLCVQYKHTLPPKSPFETNMGLSKMVNQSMPMVGMFLRNKFIAWFALIQSFHYYLNADPDQENSSGSKNAMDQSPMMKVVLSIIGICVCYMNIALPQPDAPPLKPKAVEDAKVVAKSVEGAKST; translated from the exons ATGACTGCCAACAACGTTAAAAGAGTTGACTTATGTGTACA ATATAAACATACTTTACCGCCAAAGAGTCCCTTTGAAACTAACATGggactttcaaaaatggtCAATCAATCTATGCCGATGGTTGGtatgtttttgagaaacaaatTCATTGCTTGGTTTGCTCTGATTCAAAGTTTCCATTATTATCTTAACGCTGATCCTGATCAGGAGAATTCTTCCGGCAGCAAAAATGCAATGGACCAGTCACCTATGATGAAGGTTGTTCTAAGTATTATAGGTATATGTGTTTGTTACATGAATATCGCATTACCACAACCTGATGCTCCACCTCTCAAGCCAAAGGCTGTTGAAGATGCTAAAGTGGTCGCCAAATCGGTGGAAGGCGCAAAATCAACGtag
- the FCY1 gene encoding cytosine deaminase (similar to Saccharomyces cerevisiae FCY1 (YPR062W); ancestral locus Anc_3.351), whose amino-acid sequence MTRGREWDKLGMDIAYEEAARGLSEGGVPIGGCLINNKDGQVLGRGHNMRFQKSSATLHGEISTLENCGRLPGKVYKDTTLYTTLSPCDMCTGAIIMYGIPRCVIGENINFKSEGEEYLKSRGRDVAVMDDKRCQKIMKEFIEQRPQDWFEDIGE is encoded by the coding sequence ATGACTCGTGGAAGGGAATGGGATAAATTAGGAATGGACATTGCTTATGAAGAAGCCGCAAGGGGGCTCTCTGAAGGTGGTGTCCCAATTGGTGGCTGTTTAATCAACAATAAGGATGGCCAAGTTTTAGGTCGTGGACATAACAtgagatttcaaaagagcTCTGCAACTTTGCATGGTGAAATATCCACGTTGGAAAATTGTGGGAGGCTACCGGGTAAGGTTTATAAAGACACAACTTTATACACAACTTTATCGCCTTGCGATATGTGTACCGGTGCAATAATCATGTATGGTATTCCACGTTGCGTTATTGGCGAAAacatcaatttcaagagTGAAGGTGAAGAATACTTAAAGTCAAGAGGCCGAGATGTTGCAGTTATGGACGACAAAAGATGTCAAAAGATTATGAAAGAGTTCATTGAACAGAGACCTCAAGATTGGTTCGAGGATATTGGAGAATAA
- the JID1 gene encoding Jid1p (similar to Saccharomyces cerevisiae JID1 (YPR061C); ancestral locus Anc_3.350) — MLLQRNVPFIYRYRRACTAQLKTRSTLSFSKNVLIKLNFRFFAIPANYAESHNEGGNVHHDTRWPNHENPTPYEVFGITQQECSSSRNINKSILKKRFHEYAKLYHPDISQNVRIIRSPIKQKQLGGSLLSFDEKVLRFKIMTQAYEILSDTGRRNLYDLTKSNWAYGPQSSSTYASSHAYPSSHGYQTNSTYEYWNAGTWEEMNDLNKGTQEREKLDPWTVFLWLCGLVVCLEATALLTRIENSLTSQQYTHEETEFDLAQSYSNYGLDSDKFSRLRRFLWFRTYGLYRAKDDLDREAEKNEGLVQDLIKATAEKDNGACKFSASKK, encoded by the coding sequence ATGCTATTGCAAAGAAACGTGCCGTTTATCTATAGGTATCGTCGAGCTTGCACTGCACAACTTAAAACAAGATCCACTTTATCGTTTAGCAAGAATGTACTGATTAAGCTGAACTTTAGATTTTTCGCCATCCCCGCAAACTATGCTGAAAGTCACAACGAAGGAGGAAATGTTCATCATGATACGAGGTGGCCTAATCACGAGAATCCAACACCATATGAGGTTTTTGGTATCACTCAACAAGAGTGCTCTTCAAGTAGAAATATAAACAAAAGCATCTTGAAGAAGCGATTTCATGAGTACGCAAAATTGTATCATCCGGATATCTCGCAGAATGTACGGATTATAAGATCACCAATAAAGCAGAAGCAACTTGGCGGGTCCTTGTTGTCTTTTGATGAGAAAGTGCTTAGGTTCAAGATAATGACGCAAGCTTATGAAATTTTGAGCGACACTGGGAGAAGAAATCTCTATGATCTCACGAAATCGAACTGGGCATACGGACCTCAGTCGAGTTCAACGTACGCGTCATCTCATGCATACCCAAGCAGCCATGGCTACCAGACAAACTCAACATATGAGTACTGGAATGCCGGTACGTGGGAAGAAATGAACGATTTAAACAAAGGAACGCAAGAAAGAGAGAAGCTGGATCCGTGGACAGTGTTTCTGTGGCTTTGCGGCCTAGTGGTATGTTTAGAGGCCACTGCGTTACTAACGAGAATCGAAAACTCTTTGACAAGTCAACAGTACACGCACGAGGAAACAGAGTTCGATTTAGCACAATCCTATTCAAACTATGGCCTAGATTCTGATAAGTTTTCAAGACTAAGAAGATTCCTGTGGTTCAGAACCTACGGACTCTATAGGGCTAAAGATGATCTAGACAGAGAAGCAGAGAAGAACGAAGGCTTAGTTCAAGATCTCATAAAAGCTACAGCAGAAAAGGATAATGGAGCATGCAAGTTTTCTGCctccaaaaaatga
- the ARO7 gene encoding chorismate mutase ARO7 (similar to Saccharomyces cerevisiae ARO7 (YPR060C); ancestral locus Anc_3.349), whose translation MDFTNPETVLDLRNIRDELVRMEDTIIFNFIERSRFPTCPPVYEKERPGLAIPNFNGSFLDWALLQMEMVQSQIRRFESPDETPFFPDHILKPILPSVNYPPILAKFASQVNYNGKIKEIYEKEMVPLISKYDGDQPENYGSVATRDIECLNSLSRRIHFGKFVAEAKFQAEEKMFTKLIQEKDVEGLMKSITNSAVEEKILHRLIRKAEVYGIDPTNNKGERRITPEYLVKIYKDFVITITKEVEIDYLLRRLSD comes from the coding sequence ATGGATTTCACCAATCCTGAGACGGTCCTAGACTTGCGTAACATTAGAGATGAGCTTGTGAGAATGGAAGATACGAttatcttcaatttcatcgagAGGTCGAGATTTCCAACCTGTCCACCAGTCTATGAAAAGGAACGTCCGGGACTTGCAATTCCCAACTTTAATGGCTCATTTTTGGATTGGGCTCTTCTGCAAATGGAAATGGTGCAATCACAGATAAGAAGATTTGAATCTCCAGACGAAACCCCGTTCTTTCCAGATCATATATTGAAACCAATTTTGCCAAGTGTTAATTATCCACCAATTTTAGCTAAATTTGCGTCGCAAGTTAATTATAATGGtaaaattaaagaaatttatgaaaaggaaatggtTCCACTTATCTCCAAGTATGATGGTGATCAACCCGAAAACTACGGATCCGTGGCAACTAGAGATATCGAATGTCTCAACAGCTTAAGTAGAAGGATTCACTTCGGGAAATTTGTTGCAGAggcaaaatttcaagctgAAGAGAAAATGTTCACCAAGTTaattcaagaaaaggaCGTCGAAGGACTGATGAAAAGTATCACCAATTctgctgttgaagaaaaaatcttaCATAGACTGATTAGAAAAGCAGAAGTTTATGGCATTGATCCAACCAATAATAAGGGAGAACGAAGAATCACACCAGAATATTTGGTAAAAATCTATAAAGATTTCGTTATTACAATCACTAAGGAGGTCGAGATTGattatcttttgagaaGACTTAGCGATTAG
- the YMC1 gene encoding organic acid transporter (similar to Saccharomyces cerevisiae YMC2 (YBR104W) and YMC1 (YPR058W); ancestral locus Anc_3.348) encodes MSEEWPAPQLIDDLELEGSKDKSRVLKDLLAGTTGGIAQVLVGQPFDTAKVRLQTSTRVTSVSEVVRNLIKNEGFMAFYKGTLTPLFGVGACVSIQFGVNEAMKRMFHSLNTDSLSTLSLQQYYTCGLAGGIANSFLAAPIEHVRIRLQTQTQTGTGASALYKGPIDCIKKLRSQGGLMRGLIPTLLREGHGCGTYFLVYEALVASDMNKGLDRKNIPAWKLCGYGAIAGTALWSVVYPVDVIKSVMQTDNLKSPKYGKSMRLVAKNLFIQGGIRAYFKGFTPTMMRAAPANGATFATFELAMRFLN; translated from the coding sequence ATGTCTGAAGAGTGGCCTGCACCACAACTTATTGATGATTTGGAGCTGGAAGGTTCGAAGGATAAGTCCAGGGTTTTGAAGGACCTACTGGCTGGCACTACAGGAGGAATAGCTCAAGTTCTTGTTGGTCAGCCTTTTGACACCGCAAAAGTCCGTCTACAGACATCTACTAGAGTGACTTCTGTAAGTGAGGTGGTGCGCAATTTAATAAAAAACGAAGGTTTTATGGCATTTTACAAAGGGACATTGACGCCGTTATTCGGTGTGGGCGCTTGCGTATCTATACAATTTGGTGTTAATGAAGCTATGAAGCGAATGTTTCATTCATTGAATACTGATTCATTATCCACACTTTCCCTCCAACAGTACTATACCTGCGGTTTGGCTGGTGGTATCGCCAACTCCTTTCTTGCAGCACCTATTGAACATGTGAGAATAAGACTACAAACTCAAACACAAACCGGGACTGGCGCGAGTGCGTTGTATAAAGGACCCATAGACTGCATCAAGAAACTGAGATCTCAAGGCGGCTTGATGCGTGGTCTGATCCCAACATTACTTCGCGAAGGACATGGCTGTGGTACCTATTTCCTGGTTTATGAAGCGCTTGTGGCGTCTGATATGAATAAAGGCCTAGACAGAAAGAATATTCCAGCGTGGAAGCTCTGTGGATATGGTGCTATCGCGGGCACTGCTTTATGGTCAGTGGTGTATCCCGTAGATGTTATAAAATCCGTGATGCAAACAGATAATCTTAAGTCTCCAAAGTACGGAAAGTCTATGCGTCTTGTCGCCAAGAATTTGTTTATACAAGGAGGAATTCGTGCATACTTTAAGGGTTTCACACCTACGATGATGAGAGCAGCGCCAGCAAATGGTGCTActtttgcaacttttgAACTTGCTATGAGATTTCTCAATTGA
- the BRR1 gene encoding Brr1p (similar to Saccharomyces cerevisiae BRR1 (YPR057W); ancestral locus Anc_3.347) has translation MRDNSKHLVDSAFGQSRAFSLNDKLVNPEAVRYLSNVRQEALRTNVSKKKQYTKYKASLYDDEEEETSKVVVLNNNPPPSEVFADFRLRMDKWLEWFIDTKQIVNENSDVFQGYDGTTMDLLLLYLRRYLSGLPEQKGIVLHLLSILKEAPNIKEDSSLEIDEQWAISTVKKLKNKKIKSIDDIKINIQELNREIPVGFKQWYQYLQEHEPTHTAFTSTINARNIWILVQYMNQEWLKDMMKCKRPPQSIRLSNWLLYILYHLPVNLTAESVSSIRELGKKCRKVIEEDAVKAASEEAKIKIPALQINLPSEMANLGISSAPCDLNIVGLTLAVIASIYRQRDLVDWV, from the coding sequence ATGAGGGATAATTCTAAGCATCTAGTAGATTCTGCTTTCGGGCAAAGCAGGGCCTTTTCACTTAATGATAAACTCGTTAACCCTGAAGCTGTACGATATCTGAGTAATGTGCGCCAAGAAGCCTTGAGAACGAAcgtttcaaagaaaaagcaatATACTAAGTACAAAGCATCGTTGTATGATGACGAGGAGGAAGAGACAAGTAAAGTGGTAGTCTTGAACAACAATCCTCCTCCTAGTGAGGTCTTCGCGGATTTCAGGCTTCGTATGGACAAATGGCTGGAGTGGTTCATTGATACGAAGCAAATCGTTAATGAAAATAGTGACGTATTTCAGGGTTATGATGGCACAACGATGGATCTTCTCTTGCTTTATCTTCGAAGGTATCTTTCTGGTCTTCCTGAACAAAAAGGTATAGTCCTGCATCTCCTCTCTATCTTAAAGGAAGCTCCAAATATAAAGGAAGATAGCTCTCTCGAGATAGACGAACAATGGGCTATCAGCACTGTcaaaaaactgaagaatAAGAAAATTAAAAGTATTGATGACATCAAGATAAATATTCAGGAGTTAAACCGAGAAATTCCAGTTGGATTTAAACAGTGGTATCAATATTTGCAAGAACACGAGCCAACTCATACGGCTTTCACATCTACAATAAATGCACGTAACATATGGATCCTTGTCCAGTATATGAATCAAGAATGGCTCAAGGATATGATGAAGTGCAAAAGACCTCCGCAATCAATTCGGCTAAGCAATTGGCTTTTGTACATTTTATATCACTTACCAGTCAATCTCACAGCAGAGTCCGTTAGCAGTATTCGAGAACTTGGTAAGAAGTGCCGTAAAGTAATAGAGGAGGATGCTGTCAAGGCGGCGTCTGAAGAAGCAAAGATCAAGATTCCAGCACTTCAAATTAATTTGCCTTCTGAAATGGCAAATTTAGGAATTAGTTCTGCTCCTTGTGATCTTAATATTGTTGGATTGACACTTGCTGTAATAGCAAGCATTTATCGCCAAAGAGATCTAGTAGATTGGGTGTGA
- the TFB4 gene encoding TFIIH/NER complex subunit TFB4 (similar to Saccharomyces cerevisiae TFB4 (YPR056W); ancestral locus Anc_3.345), producing MDAISDPTFRTSKTRPQYAEETPSLLVLVIDTAPKLWAELDGKDGNMITVLQSIIVFLNAHLAFNNSNRVAVIAAHSQGIKYLYPKSVSRQYSEQSYGHASFSTKDLSIISNDMYRQFRNVDETLVEELYKLFQEEKNQVDKITQKSTLAGGMSAGLTYTNRLSRELSSISLKSRLLVLTCGSGGGRDEIFQYIPIMNCIFSATKLKCPIDVVKIGGRRDSTFLQQTTDATQGVYLHVESTDGLIQYLSTAMFIDPSLRQIIVKPNQGSVDFRTSCYLTGKVVAVGYICSVCLCVLSIIPPSNRCPACDSEFDERVIAKLKKSRE from the coding sequence ATGGACGCTATTTCTGATCCAACATTCCGTACTTCTAAAACAAGGCCGCAGTATGCGGAGGAAACGCCGTCTTTATTGGTTCTTGTCATCGACACAGCGCCTAAATTGTGGGCAGAGCTAGACGGCAAGGATGGCAACATGATAACGGTACTGCAATCCATCATAGTCTTCCTGAACGCACATTTAGCCTTCAACAATTCAAATCGAGTGGCTGTTATTGCTGCACATTCACAAGGCATCAAATATCTCTATCCAAAAAGTGTCTCAAGACAATACTCTGAGCAATCTTATGGGCatgcatctttttcaactaAGGATCTCTCAATCATCAGCAATGACATGTATAGACAGTTCAGAAATGTTGATGAGACTTTAGTTGAAGAGTTGTATAAGCTGtttcaagaagagaaaaatcagGTAGACAAGATTACACAAAAAAGCACACTGGCTGGCGGAATGTCTGCCGGACTCACATATACCAACAGGCTTTCAAGAGAgctttcatcaatttcactCAAGTCGCGCCTTTTAGTTTTAACTTGCGGCAGTGGTGGtggaagagatgaaattttccaaTACATTCCAATCATgaattgtattttttctgCAACTAAGTTAAAATGTCCCATCGATGTTGTTAAGATTGGGGGGAGACGAGATAGTACATTTTTGCAACAAACTACTGATGCTACTCAAGGAGTTTACCTGCATGTTGAATCCACCGATGGCCTTATACAATACCTTTCTACTGCTATGTTCATTGACCCATCGCTGAGACAGATTATAGTGAAACCAAACCAAGGATCAGTCGACTTTAGAACATCATGTTACCTGACTGGTAAAGTTGTAGCAGTGGGTTATATTTGCTCTGTCTGCTTATGTGTTTTATCAATAATTCCCCCGAGTAACAGGTGTCCTGCCTGCGATTCGGAATTTGATGAGCGAGTCATTGCTAAATTAAAGAAGAGTAGGGAGTGA